The following are from one region of the Chanos chanos chromosome 10, fChaCha1.1, whole genome shotgun sequence genome:
- the tbr1b gene encoding T-box brain protein 1b, with protein MQLEHCVSPALVLSKKCMNVGSGYPNSEGSGLALRDHPIISSSDNLERSSPLKKNSSGMTNQSEADNFPDSKDASGDVQRGKLSPDLEGVSDIRHNFDGSAGDRYLLSQSSQTQSVSASPSAMFPYPSQHGPTHPAFSIGSPSRYMTHHPVITNGAYNSLLTNTSPQGYPTAGYPYAQQYGHAYQGTAFYQFSSAQAGLVPGKAQVYLCNRALWLKFHRHQTEMIITKQGRRMFPFLSFNISGLDPTAHYNIFVDVILADPNHWRFQGGKWVPCGKADTNVTGNRVYMHPDSPNTGAHWMRQEISFGKLKLTNNKGASNNTGQMVVLQSLHKYQPRLHVVQVNEDGTEDPSQPGRVQTFTFPETQFIAVTAYQNTDITQLKIDHNPFAKGFRDNYDTVYTGCDIDRLTPSPGDSPRSQIVPGARYAMAGSFLQDQFVSSYAKSRFHPGVGTGPGTDRSVPLSNSLLSPQQTEETAVASPQRWFVTPANNRLDFAASAYDAAAAADFAGNAATLLSYAAAGVKALPLPTAGCSNRPLGYYGEPPGWGTRTSPQYCSKSSTVLACWPSNSVGSRTTTSNYLAGMEDGDPIAPERSPLGGAEEGKPKDLSESSWIETPSSIKSIDSSDSGIFEQAKRRRISPSATPVSETSSPLKSEMLTPRECEKNCSKDIGYYSFYSHS; from the exons ATGCAGCTCGAGCATTGCGTCTCACCAGCACTCGTGCTCTCCAAGAAATGTATGAATGTGGGCAGTGGCTACCCAAACTCGGAGGGATCTGGGCTCGCTTTGCGCGATCATCCTATTATATCTAGCAGTGACAACCTGGAGAGAAGTTcacctctgaaaaaaaattccagtggGATGACGAATCAGTCAGAGGCAGACAATTTTCCCGACTCTAAGGACGCATCAGGGGACGTCCAGAGAGGAAAACTCTCTCCTGATCTTGAAGGAGTCTCTGATATTCGTCACAATTTCGATGGATCTGCTGGAGATAGGTATCTCCTTTCACAGTCAAGCCAAACTCAGTCAGTTTCAGCAAGTCCGAGTGCCATGTTTCCGTATCCGAGTCAACATGGACCAACGCATCCAGCCTTTTCTATTGGAAGTCCGAGTCGTTACATGACCCATCACCCTGTCATAACGAATGGAGCCTACAACAGTCTGCTGACCAACACCTCTCCGCAAGGCTACCCGACTGCCGGCTATCCTTACGCGCAACAGTATGGACACGCTTACCAAGGAACGGCATTTTATCAGTTTTCCTCAGCTCAAGCCGGTCTTGTACCCGGCAAAGCCCAAGTCTATCTTTGCAACAGGGCTTTATGGCTTAAATTTCATAGACATCAAACAGAAATGATCATAACTAAACAGGGACG ACGCATGTTCCCGTTTCTAAGCTTCAACATATCCGGCCTGGATCCTACAGCTCATTACAACATTTTTGTGGATGTGATTCTGGCTGATCCCAATCACTGGCGATTTCAAGGGGGGAAATGGGTTCCGTGTGGTAAAGCGGATACAAACGTGACAG GAAACAGAGTGTACATGCACCCAGATTCGCCAAACACCGGCGCGCACTGGATGCGTCAAGAGATATCTTTTGGAAAACTAAAATTAACGAACAATAAAGGAGCATCAAACAACACCGGACAG ATGGTGGTCCTTCAGTCTCTTCATAAGTACCAGCCCCGACTGCACGTGGTGCAGGTAAACGAGGATGGGACCGAAGACCCGAGCCAACCAGGGCGCGTGCAAACTTTTACCTTTCCAGAGACCCAGTTCATCGCAGTCACAGCTTACCAAAATACCGAC ATCACACAGCTAAAAATTGATCACAATCCATTTGCAAAGGGATTTCGGGACAATTATGACAC tgtctATACAGGTTGCGACATAGACCGGTTGACGCCGTCCCCGGGTGACTCGCCTCGCTCCCAGATCGTGCCTGGTGCGAGATATGCCATGGCGGGTTCTTTCCTGCAGGACCAATTTGTCAGCTCATATGCCAAATCTCGCTTTCACCCTGGCGTCGGGACCGGTCCTGGCACGGACCGCAGCGTCCCACTCAGTAACAGCTTGCTATCACCGCAACAAACCGAGGAGACCGCAGTGGCCTCCCCGCAGCGATGGTTTGTCACCCCTGCCAACAACCGACTGGACTTTGCCGCCTCGGCATACGATGCCGCCGCGGCTGCTGATTTTGCCGGTAACGCGGCCACCCTTCTGTCGTACGCAGCTGCTGGAGTTAAGGCGCTTCCCTTGCCCACTGCAGGCTGCTCCAACAGACCCTTGGGTTATTACGGAGAGCCACCGGGATGGGGCACGCGCACCTCACCGCAATACTGCAGCAAATCCAGCACAGTTCTCGCGTGCTGGCCATCCAACTCTGTCGGAAGCAGAACGACCACTTCTAATTACCTGGCCGGAATGGAAGACGGGGACCCTATCGCACCTGAGAGGTCACCTCTCGGTGGCGCCGAAGAAGGCAAGCCAAAAGACCTCTCGGAATCCAGCTGGATAGAAACCCCATCGTCTATTAAGTCTATTGATTCAAGCGATTCTGGGATTTTTGAGCAAGCCAAACGGAGGAGGATTTCACCATCTGCCACACCGGTTTCAGAGACGTCCTCTCCattaaaatctgaaatgttAACGCCCCGGGAGTGCGAGAAAAACTGTTCCAAGGACATTGGCTACTACAGTTTTTATTCACACAGTTAG